In Bdellovibrionales bacterium, the following proteins share a genomic window:
- a CDS encoding N-acetyl-gamma-glutamyl-phosphate reductase, whose product MTNLLRKDRSLSRVAILGARGYSGLEVTRICMRHPSMKLEFVSASSHFELSSYLKPPPGRALPPCLENPHFEDIDVVFMATPHQASWSLAASALEQGAHVIDLSGAFRLKDLPNKSNRDIYRHWYGEAPDSVQMANQATYGLVPFNEIKSTGLVANPGCYATSILMALIPLLRDELIEPGQIVIDAKSGTTGAGRKIEELLSFSEVSEECLPYKVGIHQHQPEIIQAIKSLSGAEVDLTMNTHLLNVRRGIISSLYLRPTLRCKDQILCQKIDGAYAKHFGNYPLVRWGHIKSQPHLLRLKSVVGSAFTHLGYEVIDGKIFLFSLLDNLLKGAASQAVENFNFLYDLPLDSGLDHLEALT is encoded by the coding sequence GTGACAAATCTACTTCGTAAGGACAGGTCCCTCTCGCGAGTCGCAATCCTTGGCGCCCGCGGATACTCCGGGCTGGAGGTTACGCGAATTTGCATGCGCCATCCATCAATGAAGCTTGAATTCGTGAGTGCCAGCTCCCATTTTGAATTGAGTAGCTATCTGAAGCCTCCTCCTGGACGCGCTCTCCCTCCCTGTTTAGAAAATCCTCATTTCGAAGATATCGATGTTGTATTTATGGCCACTCCCCACCAAGCTTCTTGGAGTCTGGCTGCTTCGGCACTCGAACAGGGAGCCCATGTCATAGACCTCTCTGGAGCCTTTCGGCTCAAGGACTTACCAAATAAATCAAATAGGGACATCTACCGTCATTGGTACGGAGAGGCTCCTGATTCGGTTCAAATGGCCAATCAGGCCACCTATGGTTTGGTGCCATTTAATGAAATAAAAAGCACAGGTCTCGTCGCTAATCCCGGATGCTATGCGACCTCCATTCTCATGGCGCTCATCCCTCTCCTGAGGGATGAACTCATCGAACCTGGTCAGATTGTCATAGATGCGAAGTCGGGAACTACAGGCGCTGGACGTAAAATTGAAGAATTGCTTTCCTTTTCAGAAGTTTCGGAGGAATGCCTTCCATATAAAGTCGGTATCCACCAGCACCAGCCTGAAATTATCCAGGCCATCAAGTCTCTTTCAGGAGCAGAAGTTGATCTGACAATGAATACCCATTTGCTCAATGTCCGCCGTGGAATTATCTCGAGCCTCTATTTGAGGCCCACACTTCGATGTAAGGACCAAATCCTGTGCCAAAAAATCGATGGGGCCTATGCAAAGCATTTTGGGAATTATCCACTTGTCCGCTGGGGTCACATCAAGTCTCAACCTCATCTTCTCCGCTTGAAGTCGGTTGTAGGCTCTGCCTTTACCCACCTCGGATATGAAGTCATCGATGGAAAAATATTTTTATTCTCGCTCTTGGATAACTTACTCAAGGGAGCAGCTAGCCAGGCCGTAGAGAATTTTAATTTCCTTTATGATCTCCCGCTCGACAGTGGTTTAGATCATCTGGAGGCTCTCACATGA
- a CDS encoding flagellin FliC — translation MSFRIGSAVASLTAQRYLHKNQLQTEKSLRSLASGRRIVQAGDDAAGFAIGENLRGQISGLRQAKFNAESAVAMIQTAEGSLNEQNNILIRLRELSVYSASDTVGEAERGFLNKEFQQLTAEFDRIAQSARFGNKQLLTGTGQQFEFQVGPFSGPENRVEFSLDADTTADSVGIKGSSIESQSEAVDTLSTLDSALLSIAGARSSFGAAQSRFQYTIDALAAQTENMEQARSLIMDVDVADEVTKLASSQILQDMGTSVLAQANSDSQRVLRLIPT, via the coding sequence ATGTCGTTTCGAATTGGGTCGGCCGTGGCCTCGTTAACTGCTCAGAGATATTTACATAAGAATCAGCTTCAAACAGAAAAATCTTTGCGCTCGCTGGCATCTGGCAGACGCATTGTCCAAGCTGGTGACGACGCCGCTGGGTTCGCTATCGGTGAAAATCTGCGTGGACAGATCAGCGGCCTTCGACAGGCCAAGTTCAATGCTGAAAGCGCCGTTGCCATGATTCAAACGGCTGAGGGTAGTCTCAATGAACAAAATAATATTTTGATCAGGCTTCGCGAACTCTCTGTGTATTCGGCCAGCGACACAGTGGGAGAGGCAGAACGTGGCTTTTTGAACAAAGAATTTCAGCAGCTCACAGCGGAGTTTGACCGCATTGCTCAGTCCGCACGCTTTGGAAACAAGCAGCTCTTAACTGGTACCGGACAGCAATTTGAATTTCAAGTTGGGCCCTTTAGCGGGCCTGAAAATAGAGTGGAATTTTCTTTAGACGCTGATACCACGGCGGACAGCGTGGGTATCAAAGGGTCTTCAATAGAATCACAAAGTGAGGCGGTTGACACACTGAGTACCTTGGATTCGGCATTGCTCAGTATTGCGGGGGCCCGGAGTTCATTTGGAGCAGCTCAGAGTCGATTTCAATACACGATTGATGCCCTAGCAGCCCAAACAGAAAACATGGAACAGGCGCGATCCTTGATAATGGACGTAGACGTCGCTGACGAAGTCACCAAATTGGCGAGTTCCCAAATTCTGCAAGACATGGGCACTTCCGTGCTGGCACAGGCGAATTCCGATTCTCAGCGTGTGTTGAGGTTGATACCCACCTAG
- a CDS encoding OmpA family protein, producing MKKKHLLGLCTCLLASLNLATLIGCADAGKNTGVGAAVGAAAGAAVGAVIGHQSGNRNKGALVGAALGGAIGGAHGHKLDKQAKELEKVAETKRTEQGILTKLKGDILFPSGSAELKAGALENVAKISDILRKYPENRITVVGHTDSTGRKQTNAILSEQRAQAVKIQMAKSGVPDNSITVSGMGDSQPVAPNTSDVGRAQNRRVELIITMPEEPAQK from the coding sequence ATGAAGAAAAAACATTTGCTTGGCCTTTGTACTTGTTTACTGGCGAGTCTTAATTTAGCGACGCTCATTGGTTGCGCGGATGCGGGCAAAAACACGGGAGTTGGAGCCGCAGTTGGAGCCGCTGCAGGTGCGGCAGTCGGAGCTGTGATTGGCCATCAGTCTGGGAATAGAAACAAAGGAGCCTTGGTCGGGGCCGCTTTGGGCGGTGCGATCGGTGGTGCCCATGGACACAAGCTCGACAAGCAGGCCAAGGAATTAGAAAAGGTCGCTGAGACAAAGCGAACTGAGCAAGGAATTCTGACCAAATTAAAGGGCGATATTTTATTTCCTTCTGGATCGGCAGAGTTAAAGGCGGGAGCCTTAGAGAATGTAGCCAAGATTTCAGATATTCTGAGAAAGTACCCAGAAAACCGAATCACGGTCGTTGGCCACACCGATAGCACAGGCAGAAAACAAACCAATGCCATCCTCTCCGAACAGAGGGCCCAAGCAGTAAAAATCCAAATGGCAAAAAGTGGAGTGCCCGATAACTCGATAACTGTTTCTGGGATGGGAGACTCCCAACCAGTCGCTCCGAACACCAGCGATGTTGGCAGAGCTCAAAATCGAAGGGTTGAACTCATTATCACCATGCCCGAAGAGCCGGCTCAAAAGTAG
- the argR gene encoding arginine repressor: MGKTKSRSKSDSRLLALRKILFKGVLTTQEDLRNQLESEGFLTTQATVSRDLRRLGAVKMLDDQGHTVYRLISSESPPALAETVKSALQGLVVEMKHNGSLIVIRTEPGSASLIARELDIHRPADILGTIAGDDTVFVAPPHIKNLDRVFSALKKFLAGE, translated from the coding sequence ATGGGAAAAACTAAGTCTCGATCCAAATCTGATTCCCGATTGTTAGCGCTGCGAAAAATTCTCTTCAAGGGCGTACTGACAACCCAGGAGGATTTGAGAAACCAGCTTGAAAGCGAAGGCTTCTTGACGACCCAAGCCACGGTTTCCAGAGATCTCAGGCGATTAGGCGCTGTGAAAATGCTGGATGATCAGGGCCATACAGTCTACCGACTGATCTCTTCCGAATCTCCACCAGCCCTTGCTGAAACCGTCAAGAGCGCCTTGCAAGGTCTTGTCGTTGAAATGAAACACAATGGTTCCTTGATCGTTATTCGCACAGAGCCTGGGTCGGCTTCACTGATTGCTCGTGAACTCGACATCCACCGGCCTGCTGACATTTTAGGAACGATTGCCGGTGACGACACCGTTTTTGTGGCTCCACCACACATCAAGAATTTGGATCGAGTTTTCTCGGCGCTAAAAAAATTTTTGGCCGGTGAATGA
- the argH gene encoding argininosuccinate lyase — MAKLWGGRFGKEMHQEVLAFTSSIAIDQRLWPYDIQGSQAHARMLGKCGIISLPDSELIVRGLDSVAAKLSSGECKFQSEAEDVHSEVERLLAEEIGEVAGKLHTARSRNDQVLLSTKLYLRVAVTEWLDELRALREVLKNNAKNHLNTLLPGLTHTQHAQPVSLAHHLMAYFWMFHRDGERLIDFKKRLNKCPLGVAALAGTGFSIDRRMVAKELQFDGVTENSLDTVGDRDFVLELLSIASITMTHFSRLAEEFILWSTPEFGFLTLDDSVTTGSSIMPNKKNPDVAELIRGRTGVVFGQLMAALTLMKAVPLSYNRDFQEDKELVFKSLDILRGSTRMFVLMLENAKFHPEKMAKSLLGDTSNATDLADYLAKKGLPFRQAHEVVGKIVMHCALTDQPIEALDLKTFRQFSPLFESDVLCVVPHRAVMEARTSEGGTAPNAVSRQIKIAE, encoded by the coding sequence ATGGCGAAGTTGTGGGGCGGAAGGTTTGGTAAGGAGATGCATCAAGAAGTTCTGGCCTTTACGAGTTCCATCGCCATAGATCAACGTCTTTGGCCATACGATATTCAGGGGAGTCAGGCCCATGCTCGAATGTTGGGAAAATGTGGAATCATTAGCCTGCCCGATTCTGAGCTGATTGTGCGTGGTCTTGATTCGGTTGCAGCCAAGCTTTCCTCAGGCGAGTGCAAGTTTCAGTCTGAGGCTGAGGATGTCCATTCGGAAGTAGAAAGACTTCTTGCCGAAGAAATCGGAGAGGTGGCAGGTAAGCTTCATACAGCACGCAGTCGAAACGATCAGGTTTTACTGAGTACCAAGCTTTATCTGCGGGTAGCGGTCACTGAATGGTTAGATGAATTGCGGGCCCTGCGCGAGGTCTTGAAAAATAATGCAAAAAATCATCTCAATACCTTGCTCCCCGGTTTGACTCACACCCAGCATGCGCAGCCAGTCAGTTTGGCTCATCATCTGATGGCCTATTTTTGGATGTTCCATAGAGATGGAGAGAGGCTCATCGATTTTAAGAAGCGGCTCAATAAATGTCCCCTTGGAGTTGCCGCTCTGGCTGGAACAGGATTTTCAATTGATAGGCGGATGGTAGCCAAAGAATTGCAATTTGATGGGGTCACCGAAAATAGTCTTGATACCGTCGGAGACAGAGATTTCGTTTTGGAGTTATTGTCCATCGCTTCTATCACCATGACTCATTTCTCTCGTTTGGCCGAAGAATTCATTTTATGGTCGACACCAGAGTTTGGATTTTTGACTCTTGACGACAGCGTGACCACGGGCAGTTCCATCATGCCTAACAAAAAGAATCCAGATGTGGCAGAGCTCATTCGAGGGCGAACGGGGGTTGTTTTTGGTCAGTTGATGGCGGCCCTCACATTAATGAAGGCAGTGCCCCTGAGTTATAACCGTGATTTTCAAGAGGATAAGGAACTCGTTTTCAAATCTCTGGATATCCTTCGGGGATCGACGCGCATGTTTGTTTTGATGCTCGAAAACGCAAAATTTCATCCAGAGAAAATGGCAAAGAGTTTATTGGGTGATACCTCCAATGCGACCGACCTTGCCGATTACCTTGCGAAGAAGGGCTTACCCTTTCGTCAGGCTCATGAGGTGGTTGGCAAAATTGTAATGCATTGTGCCTTAACTGATCAACCAATCGAGGCATTGGATTTAAAGACATTTCGCCAGTTCTCCCCCCTCTTCGAGTCGGATGTGCTCTGCGTTGTACCTCATCGAGCAGTGATGGAAGCAAGGACATCGGAAGGCGGGACAGCGCCTAATGCAGTGAGTCGTCAGATAAAAATAGCCGAATAG
- the argF gene encoding ornithine carbamoyltransferase — MSKVRYFLTGEEYSPQQLNELVQHAIRLKRTRNTERTTTLANKSVALIFDKPSLRTRVSFSVAVSELGGNPIEIVSTSRKSEEPEDTIRVLGGFVHAVMLRTFEHRTLERMVQHSTIPVINGLSDTHHPCQGLADVMTLIERYGDLRGRKIAWLGDGNNVLNSLLLIAPAFGADVFYACPDGYGPNSFIVKSALELAKNNNCHVYGDIDPLPAMQDADAVYTDVWTSMGFEGEELERERIFSPFQLNSELYGYAKNTAAIMHCMPMVRGKEITDEMITHPNSVIFQQSQNRLHVQKALLMDLCRDLSEYPENPSHFKSDVSEDLNHGKN, encoded by the coding sequence ATGTCTAAGGTTCGCTATTTTTTAACCGGTGAGGAATATTCTCCTCAGCAGCTGAATGAACTTGTTCAACATGCCATTCGTCTCAAACGAACTCGAAACACAGAGAGAACGACCACTCTTGCCAATAAAAGCGTCGCACTTATCTTTGATAAGCCGAGCCTTCGGACTCGGGTGAGTTTTTCAGTTGCCGTCAGCGAGCTTGGCGGCAATCCGATAGAAATTGTTTCCACCTCTCGAAAAAGTGAAGAACCTGAAGATACAATTCGCGTTTTGGGCGGCTTCGTGCATGCCGTTATGTTGAGAACTTTCGAACACCGAACTTTGGAAAGAATGGTTCAACACTCAACGATTCCTGTCATTAATGGGCTTTCTGACACCCACCATCCCTGTCAGGGACTGGCCGATGTTATGACTCTCATCGAAAGATATGGAGATCTGAGGGGGCGAAAGATCGCGTGGCTGGGAGATGGAAATAATGTTCTCAACAGTTTGTTACTGATTGCGCCGGCCTTTGGCGCAGATGTTTTTTATGCTTGCCCAGACGGGTACGGACCTAATTCCTTTATCGTGAAAAGCGCCCTTGAGCTGGCAAAAAATAACAATTGTCATGTCTATGGCGACATCGACCCCTTGCCCGCAATGCAAGATGCCGATGCGGTTTACACAGATGTCTGGACAAGTATGGGATTTGAGGGAGAAGAACTAGAAAGAGAACGAATTTTCTCTCCCTTTCAATTGAACAGCGAGCTTTACGGTTACGCAAAGAATACGGCCGCTATCATGCACTGTATGCCCATGGTCAGAGGAAAGGAAATCACGGACGAAATGATCACACACCCAAATTCTGTCATTTTCCAGCAGAGCCAAAACCGTTTGCACGTACAGAAAGCTCTCCTCATGGATCTCTGCCGAGACCTTAGTGAATACCCTGAGAATCCCTCTCACTTTAAATCAGATGTTTCTGAGGATTTGAATCATGGGAAAAACTAA
- the argJ gene encoding bifunctional glutamate N-acetyltransferase/amino-acid acetyltransferase ArgJ, whose product MTLGAGIYRTSLPKGFFSSGINSGVRRYRPDIGLIYSELPCQTSGVFTLNECKAAPVLYSQALLPSQTIRAIFTNSGQANAATGEVGEKNNLMMVQEVAKALKISTQDVLVASTGVIGQQVDIDKILPAIPELVHRLGEAAEPFALAILTTDLVPKTASLKIELSGGTVEIAGISKGSGMIHPNMATMLGYLLTDAKLSQEQVTRFLKESADESFNMISVDGDSSTNDCVFMMANGSSGVTISSLIDEERFFSGLKRVATTLAQAIATDGEGATKLIEVQITGASNLALCRKAARGVVVSPLVKTAIHGEDPNWGRILARLGAEGIPGPLLNKMDLYIQDVKLFAGGAPAIFEKSEVKALMKASKIRISISLHGGEFEATAWGCDLSKRYVDINTEYS is encoded by the coding sequence ATGACCTTAGGTGCAGGAATCTATCGCACGTCGCTCCCAAAAGGCTTTTTCTCAAGCGGTATCAACAGTGGGGTGCGACGATATCGACCCGACATTGGATTAATTTACTCTGAATTGCCTTGTCAAACCAGTGGAGTTTTTACGCTCAATGAATGCAAAGCAGCCCCCGTTCTCTATTCTCAAGCTTTGCTACCCTCCCAGACAATTCGGGCTATCTTTACGAATAGTGGCCAAGCCAACGCCGCGACGGGCGAAGTCGGAGAAAAGAATAATTTAATGATGGTCCAGGAAGTGGCAAAGGCCCTAAAGATTTCAACTCAAGACGTGCTGGTCGCCTCAACTGGTGTGATCGGCCAACAGGTCGATATCGATAAAATTTTACCCGCCATTCCAGAATTGGTACATCGATTGGGAGAAGCGGCAGAGCCTTTTGCCTTGGCAATTCTCACTACAGATCTTGTTCCCAAAACGGCTTCGTTAAAAATTGAACTCAGCGGAGGAACAGTAGAAATTGCTGGAATCAGCAAGGGATCCGGTATGATTCATCCCAATATGGCCACTATGTTGGGGTACTTGCTCACGGATGCCAAGTTGAGCCAAGAGCAAGTAACGCGGTTTTTAAAAGAGTCCGCTGATGAAAGCTTTAATATGATATCGGTGGATGGCGACAGTTCGACCAATGATTGCGTATTCATGATGGCAAATGGATCGAGCGGAGTGACGATCAGTTCCCTGATTGATGAGGAACGATTCTTTAGCGGTCTCAAACGAGTGGCAACAACCCTGGCCCAGGCCATCGCGACAGATGGAGAGGGAGCCACAAAGTTAATAGAAGTTCAGATAACCGGTGCTTCGAATCTAGCTCTGTGTCGCAAGGCAGCTCGTGGCGTGGTCGTAAGCCCCTTGGTAAAAACGGCAATTCATGGGGAAGATCCAAACTGGGGAAGAATTTTAGCACGACTCGGCGCTGAAGGCATTCCTGGCCCTCTCCTCAATAAAATGGATCTTTACATTCAGGATGTAAAACTGTTTGCGGGCGGTGCCCCCGCAATCTTTGAAAAATCTGAGGTAAAGGCACTGATGAAGGCCTCAAAAATCAGAATATCAATATCTTTGCATGGCGGCGAATTTGAGGCAACGGCCTGGGGTTGTGATCTTTCTAAACGTTATGTTGATATCAACACGGAGTATTCATGA
- the argB gene encoding acetylglutamate kinase produces the protein MSEVSSVIDTLKYVKKFTGKTLLIKIGGSALEKPELVRSVCRDLIAIKSVGVSVILVHGGGPSINEELTRRGIKWEFIEGLRVTTPEMMDIIETVLVGKMNRRIVRQLSANGLAAVGFSGADHNTLLCRQLNPQLGRVGKIEKVNTELIQSVLKNPVLKTIPVIAPIGIGRKGEAFNVNADWAASYLASALGVSKLIFLTDQNGILDTDGKLLPELDAGELEILIEKKVVTGGMLAKTQTIIHSLNQKVSAVHILNAQRPHALIEELFTERGVGTICRLRSRTTRLKEEVSHV, from the coding sequence ATGAGTGAGGTGAGTTCGGTTATTGATACGCTAAAATATGTAAAGAAATTTACTGGAAAAACCTTGCTCATCAAAATCGGAGGATCGGCTTTGGAAAAGCCGGAACTCGTTCGATCCGTTTGTCGTGATTTGATTGCAATAAAATCGGTTGGAGTATCTGTCATTCTTGTTCACGGCGGAGGACCGTCAATCAATGAAGAGCTGACCCGACGGGGAATCAAGTGGGAGTTCATTGAGGGTCTCAGAGTTACCACTCCAGAGATGATGGATATCATTGAAACAGTATTGGTCGGAAAAATGAATCGTCGAATCGTGCGCCAGTTGAGTGCCAATGGTCTCGCCGCCGTTGGCTTTTCTGGGGCCGACCACAACACTCTCCTTTGTCGCCAATTGAATCCACAACTTGGTCGCGTGGGAAAAATTGAGAAGGTAAATACAGAGCTGATTCAGTCCGTCCTTAAAAATCCCGTACTCAAAACTATTCCTGTTATCGCTCCCATTGGCATCGGCCGAAAGGGAGAGGCCTTTAATGTGAACGCCGATTGGGCCGCCAGCTATTTGGCTTCGGCCTTGGGAGTTTCGAAACTCATCTTTCTCACTGATCAAAATGGTATTTTGGACACAGATGGCAAGCTTCTACCTGAACTTGATGCGGGAGAATTGGAAATTCTTATCGAGAAAAAAGTGGTCACAGGCGGGATGCTGGCCAAAACTCAAACAATTATTCATTCCCTCAATCAGAAGGTTTCAGCGGTTCATATTCTCAATGCTCAGAGGCCACATGCGCTGATTGAAGAACTTTTTACCGAGAGGGGTGTGGGAACCATCTGTCGACTGCGGAGTCGCACCACTCGATTGAAAGAAGAGGTTTCTCATGTCTAA
- a CDS encoding argininosuccinate synthase: MSKTVVLVYSGGLDTSICIPLMREEYGYERIVTVTVDVGQPQSDLDQAQDKAKALGTEHYTVDAKEEFAKDYCFKALQANGDYQGYPMSTSIARPVIGAKAAEIARQLNATSFAHGCTGKGNDQFRIEFAIRAMIPEAVIHAPIRERNMTRSWEIDYAKKRNIPIQQSLDKIWSIDENLWGRSIEGGRLEEPNFVPPEEIYQWTLSPEKALSVPESITLKFEKGVPVEFNGKSLSPAQMVVQLNRLAGAHGIGRIDIMEDRMLGLKVRENYECPAATILLKAHRALENLVLTREEIRFKSLVDQEWSRMAYEGLWWDPLKENLEAFIDQTQLRVNGLVQLKLFKGVAQVIGRESKWALYNEDLASFDSSTFDQNESTGQVKNFGMQSRMYYQLKRANT, encoded by the coding sequence ATGTCAAAGACTGTTGTGTTGGTATATTCTGGGGGATTGGACACATCTATTTGTATTCCGTTAATGCGGGAAGAATATGGTTACGAGCGAATTGTGACAGTGACTGTTGATGTGGGACAACCACAGTCTGACCTGGATCAGGCGCAGGACAAGGCAAAAGCCTTGGGAACTGAGCATTACACCGTTGATGCAAAAGAGGAATTTGCCAAAGATTACTGTTTTAAGGCGCTCCAAGCCAATGGGGATTATCAGGGATATCCGATGAGCACTTCAATTGCTCGTCCTGTGATTGGGGCAAAAGCTGCTGAGATTGCACGCCAGTTAAATGCGACCTCCTTTGCTCATGGATGTACTGGCAAAGGGAACGATCAGTTCCGTATTGAATTTGCAATACGGGCGATGATTCCTGAGGCCGTCATTCACGCGCCTATTCGAGAAAGGAATATGACTCGGAGTTGGGAAATCGATTATGCGAAAAAGCGAAATATTCCAATTCAACAGAGTTTAGACAAGATCTGGTCAATTGACGAGAATCTCTGGGGAAGATCAATCGAGGGCGGACGCCTGGAGGAACCGAATTTTGTTCCTCCTGAGGAGATCTATCAGTGGACGTTGAGTCCAGAGAAAGCTCTATCTGTGCCGGAATCGATCACTCTCAAATTTGAAAAGGGAGTTCCAGTAGAATTCAATGGTAAGAGTCTGAGTCCAGCACAAATGGTTGTTCAGTTGAATCGGCTTGCTGGTGCTCATGGGATTGGCCGCATCGATATTATGGAAGATCGTATGTTAGGCTTGAAGGTAAGGGAAAATTACGAGTGTCCTGCGGCAACCATTCTTCTCAAAGCTCATAGGGCATTAGAAAATCTAGTTCTTACAAGAGAGGAAATTCGATTTAAGTCCTTGGTTGACCAAGAATGGAGTCGAATGGCCTATGAAGGTCTTTGGTGGGACCCATTAAAGGAAAATCTCGAAGCATTCATTGATCAGACACAGCTGAGAGTGAATGGGCTTGTGCAATTGAAGTTATTCAAAGGGGTGGCTCAGGTCATTGGTCGTGAATCCAAATGGGCGCTTTACAATGAAGATCTAGCGAGTTTTGATTCTTCGACTTTTGATCAGAATGAGAGTACGGGGCAGGTCAAGAATTTTGGCATGCAATCACGCATGTATTATCAACTTAAGAGGGCGAACACGTAA
- a CDS encoding flagellin FliC: MGLRIHTNIASISAQRQLTKQQNRMEHAEQALASGSRIVTAADDAAGLAISENIRGQLAGIKMARNNAYNAGSLIQVSEGGLNEINNILIRLRELGVQAASDTVSEVERSFLNQEAQQMVDESDRIAKSTRFGNKTLLDGSGEELEYHVGPFSGEENIIRYKISADATASTLGIDGISVEDKDSARSTLEAVDQAIVKLGNLRADFGAVQSRLQITTSNLDIQNENLSAAKSRIRDADVAFESAELASAQVLQAASVSVLAAANQNGASALKLLN, translated from the coding sequence ATGGGCTTAAGGATTCATACAAACATCGCTTCAATCAGCGCACAGAGGCAGCTGACGAAGCAGCAAAATCGAATGGAGCACGCTGAGCAAGCATTGGCCTCAGGCAGTCGCATCGTCACCGCCGCTGACGATGCGGCCGGTTTGGCAATTTCGGAAAATATTCGTGGTCAGCTCGCGGGCATAAAGATGGCTCGCAACAACGCCTACAATGCCGGCTCATTGATTCAAGTCAGTGAGGGCGGTCTCAATGAGATTAACAATATTCTCATTCGTTTACGTGAATTAGGCGTACAGGCAGCTTCTGACACTGTCTCAGAAGTAGAGAGAAGTTTTCTCAATCAAGAGGCTCAACAAATGGTTGATGAATCCGACAGGATTGCAAAATCAACTCGATTTGGAAATAAGACCTTGCTGGATGGGTCCGGCGAAGAATTGGAATATCACGTGGGCCCATTCTCCGGTGAGGAAAATATTATTCGATACAAAATCTCTGCGGATGCGACGGCTTCGACATTGGGAATCGATGGAATTTCAGTCGAGGACAAGGATTCGGCTCGATCTACATTGGAAGCTGTTGACCAAGCAATAGTCAAACTCGGAAATTTGAGAGCTGATTTTGGCGCGGTCCAAAGCCGCTTGCAGATTACAACTTCCAATTTGGATATTCAAAATGAGAACTTATCCGCAGCAAAATCACGAATTAGGGATGCCGATGTGGCATTTGAATCTGCTGAGTTGGCCTCGGCACAGGTTCTTCAAGCCGCCTCTGTTTCTGTTCTCGCGGCTGCTAATCAAAATGGAGCATCTGCACTTAAGTTGCTCAATTGA